From the Pseudodesulfovibrio indicus genome, the window GCCGCAACAAGCGGTCCGAGGTCCTAGAGATCAAGCCCGACTACTACTTCAAGGCCACGACCCTGGACGCCGAGGTGGTCTGGTCCTTCGGCGGCGACAGCGCGTTCTACGCCGACCGCTTCTCCGGGGCGCAGCGGCTGCCCAACGGCAACACCCTGGTCTGCGACGGCCCGGCGGCGCACCTCTTCGAGGTCAAGCCCGACGGCAAGGTGGCCTGGGAATACCGCTTCAAGGAACCGGGCAAGGAACCCAAGCCCCTGTTCCGGGCCACCCGCATCTCCCTGGACCATCCGGGGGTCGCCAGATTGTCACTGAAATAGCCGGGCGGCGCGGGGACAACTCCGCTCTCATGTCTAAAAAATAAAGACCGGCAAGGGTTTGCAACCCTGTGCCGGTCCTTTTATGCGGTGCGTCGGCGCGAGAAATCCTTTCTACCGCCCGCCTCGGCCCGGCGCGTGGGGCGATATTCACCCAAAAGCCGCGCATCCCTCTAGGCAGCCGCGCCCCGGCGTGATATATTTGCCAGTATCGACACCCAACCCCCGGAGCCGCCATGTCCCTGAAAAACGCCGTCCCCCTCCCGCTCATCCTGCTCTTCCTGGCCGTCTCGCTGCAGCCGGTCTCGGCGCGCGCCGGATGGGGGGAGACCCTCAAGCAGGCCGGGGAAGCGGGCAGCCAGGCCATGGGACTGTCCGTGGGCCCGTCCCGGATCGAGGCGGCCTTCCGCGAGCTCCTGGGCATGGGTACGGACGCGGCCGTGGAATCCCTGTCCGCGGACGGCGGGTTCTCCACTCTGGCGGCCACCGCCCTGTCCCTGCCGGAGAGCTACCGGAAGATTGCCGAGACCGTGGCGCCGAACCTGCTCGCCTCCCTGAATTCCGCTGCGGAGGCAGCCGTTCCCGGCGTGGGCGAACAGTTCAAGAAGGCTATCGCGACCATGGAATTTTCCAACCCCGGCTCCCTGCTCAGCGGCAGCAAGACCGCCGTGACGGAGTATTTCGA encodes:
- a CDS encoding DUF4197 domain-containing protein, whose protein sequence is MSLKNAVPLPLILLFLAVSLQPVSARAGWGETLKQAGEAGSQAMGLSVGPSRIEAAFRELLGMGTDAAVESLSADGGFSTLAATALSLPESYRKIAETVAPNLLASLNSAAEAAVPGVGEQFKKAIATMEFSNPGSLLSGSKTAVTEYFDANARDSLTRGAAPLVEAALNQAGGGSILSAIKQLGSLTGTPFDPVDYLTRKTLDSMFLYIGKTEEGIRSGDITTTSELLQRVF